Proteins encoded in a region of the Clostridium beijerinckii genome:
- the rpiB gene encoding ribose 5-phosphate isomerase B translates to MKIAIGCDHGGFELKNEIIKFLESEKYEVKDFGTYSTGSCDYPDIALPVAEAVAAKEYEFGILICGTGIGIGIAANKVPGIRAALCSDTFSAHATREHNNANILTMGQRVVGAGLALDIVKTFISAKFEGDRHQKRIDKISDIEKKYTH, encoded by the coding sequence ATGAAAATTGCAATTGGATGCGATCATGGTGGATTTGAACTTAAAAATGAAATCATAAAGTTTTTGGAAAGTGAAAAGTATGAGGTTAAGGATTTTGGCACATATTCAACAGGTTCTTGCGATTATCCGGATATTGCATTACCAGTAGCAGAAGCGGTTGCTGCAAAAGAATATGAGTTTGGTATATTAATATGTGGTACAGGAATAGGAATTGGTATTGCAGCTAATAAGGTACCAGGAATTAGAGCAGCGCTATGTTCAGATACATTTAGTGCTCATGCAACAAGAGAACATAATAATGCTAATATATTAACTATGGGTCAAAGGGTTGTTGGAGCAGGTCTTGCTTTAGATATAGTAAAAACATTTATATCAGCTAAATTTGAAGGAGATAGGCACCAAAAAAGAATAGATAAGATTTCAGATATTGAAAAAAAGTATACACATTAG
- the upp gene encoding uracil phosphoribosyltransferase, producing the protein MSKVVEINHPLILHKLAILRDEKTGSKDFRKLVEEISMLMAYEVTRDLNTEEVEVKTPVAVTKCKMLAGKKMAVVPILRAGLGMVDGVLNLIPAAKVGHIGLYRDEKTLQPVEYFCKMPQDIAERDIIVVDPMLATGGSAIDALTMLKNRGAKNLKLMCLVGAPEGIEAIKKAHDDVDIYLASIDEKLNEHGYIVPGLGDAGDRLFGTK; encoded by the coding sequence ATGAGCAAAGTTGTAGAAATAAATCATCCACTAATATTACATAAGTTGGCAATCTTAAGAGATGAAAAAACAGGTTCGAAGGATTTTAGAAAATTAGTAGAAGAAATTTCAATGTTAATGGCATATGAAGTCACACGAGATTTAAATACAGAAGAAGTAGAAGTAAAAACACCAGTGGCAGTTACTAAATGTAAAATGCTTGCAGGAAAGAAGATGGCTGTAGTTCCTATTTTAAGAGCTGGTCTCGGAATGGTTGATGGAGTACTTAATTTAATACCAGCAGCTAAGGTTGGACATATTGGATTATATAGAGATGAGAAAACACTTCAACCAGTTGAATATTTTTGTAAAATGCCACAAGATATTGCAGAAAGAGATATTATAGTAGTTGATCCAATGCTTGCTACAGGTGGATCTGCAATAGATGCTTTAACTATGTTAAAAAATAGAGGAGCAAAAAATTTAAAATTAATGTGCTTGGTTGGCGCACCAGAAGGTATAGAAGCTATTAAAAAAGCACATGATGATGTTGATATATACTTAGCATCAATTGATGAAAAATTAAATGAACATGGATATATTGTTCCAGGTCTTGGTGATGCTGGAGATAGATTATTTGGTACTAAGTAA
- a CDS encoding deaminase, with translation MERRDKKNYYLDIAETVLERGTCLRRNYGSIIVKNDEIISTGYTGAPRGRKNCMDLNSCIREKLKVPRGTHYELCRSVHSEANAIISASRRDMIGATLYLVGRDAKTREYVRDANSCSMCKRLIINAGISNVIIRDSKQEYREISVDSWIEDDDSLRIVKDAGY, from the coding sequence ATGGAGAGACGAGATAAGAAAAATTATTACTTGGATATTGCTGAAACAGTTTTAGAGAGAGGAACCTGTCTAAGGAGAAACTATGGTTCTATAATTGTTAAAAATGATGAAATAATTTCTACTGGATACACAGGAGCACCTAGAGGTAGAAAAAATTGCATGGATTTGAATAGTTGCATAAGAGAAAAGTTGAAAGTTCCAAGAGGTACTCATTATGAGTTGTGTAGGAGTGTACATAGTGAAGCTAATGCAATAATAAGCGCTTCTAGAAGAGATATGATTGGAGCTACATTATATTTAGTAGGACGAGATGCAAAAACAAGAGAATATGTAAGGGATGCAAACTCTTGCTCCATGTGTAAGAGATTGATAATTAATGCTGGAATTTCTAATGTTATTATAAGGGATTCAAAGCAGGAGTATAGAGAAATAAGTGTAGATTCATGGATAGAAGACGATGACTCTCTAAGAATAGTAAAAGACGCAGGATATTAA
- the wecB gene encoding non-hydrolyzing UDP-N-acetylglucosamine 2-epimerase — MRKIYNCLNIGGNNLSTKKIITIFGTRPEAIKMAPLVKELERREEIESKVCVTAQHREMLDQVLELFDIKPDFDLNIMKTKQTLTGITSRVLEGLEEVFKEEKPDMILVHGDTTTTFAGSLAAFYQQIKVGHVEAGLRTFNKYFPFPEEMNRKLTGSLADLHFAPTKGSKENLLREGINASDIYVTGNTVIDAMKHTVEDDYIFENEELNNIDFSKKVIMITAHRRENWGEGIQNICIALNKIVEQNEDVELVYLVHLNPVVKDVVYERLGGKERVHLLSPLDTKETHNLMNKSFMVMTDSGGLQEEAPHLAKPVLVLRDVTERPEAVEAGTVKLVGTNIDQIVSEANELLRNPDAYCKMSKSINPYGDGIASRRIADAILKYFGLTTREVEEFKR; from the coding sequence ATGAGAAAAATCTATAATTGCTTAAATATAGGAGGAAATAATTTGAGTACAAAGAAAATTATTACGATTTTTGGAACTAGACCTGAGGCTATAAAAATGGCACCTTTAGTAAAGGAATTAGAAAGAAGAGAAGAGATTGAATCGAAAGTTTGCGTGACGGCTCAACACAGAGAAATGTTAGATCAAGTTTTAGAGTTATTTGACATAAAACCTGATTTTGATTTAAATATAATGAAGACAAAACAGACTTTAACAGGAATTACAAGTAGAGTTTTAGAAGGGTTAGAGGAAGTTTTTAAAGAAGAAAAGCCAGATATGATATTAGTTCATGGAGATACTACAACTACATTTGCAGGTTCTTTAGCTGCATTCTATCAGCAAATTAAAGTTGGGCATGTTGAAGCTGGTCTAAGGACTTTTAATAAGTATTTTCCTTTTCCAGAGGAAATGAATAGAAAACTTACAGGAAGTCTAGCTGATTTACATTTTGCACCAACTAAAGGTTCGAAGGAAAACTTACTAAGGGAAGGAATAAATGCGAGTGATATATATGTTACAGGAAATACTGTAATCGATGCTATGAAACATACAGTTGAAGATGATTACATCTTTGAAAACGAAGAGCTAAATAATATTGATTTTAGTAAGAAAGTAATAATGATCACTGCTCATAGAAGAGAAAACTGGGGAGAAGGAATCCAAAATATATGTATAGCATTAAACAAAATAGTTGAACAGAATGAAGACGTAGAATTAGTGTACTTAGTTCATTTGAATCCTGTAGTTAAAGATGTAGTTTATGAGAGACTTGGAGGAAAAGAAAGAGTTCACTTGCTGTCACCATTAGATACTAAGGAAACTCATAATTTGATGAATAAATCATTTATGGTTATGACAGATTCAGGGGGATTGCAAGAGGAAGCACCACATTTAGCAAAGCCTGTACTTGTGCTGAGAGACGTTACTGAACGACCAGAAGCTGTAGAGGCAGGTACTGTTAAGCTAGTTGGAACTAATATAGATCAAATAGTATCAGAGGCAAACGAATTACTTAGAAACCCTGATGCTTATTGTAAAATGAGTAAATCTATAAATCCTTATGGAGATGGAATTGCATCTAGAAGAATAGCAGATGCTATATTAAAATATTTTGGTTTGACAACAAGAGAAGTAGAAGAATTTAAAAGATAA
- a CDS encoding acetyl-CoA C-acetyltransferase yields the protein MRDVVIVSAVRTALGSFGGALKDVSAVDLGALVIKEAVNRAGVKPELIEEVIMGNVIQAGLGQNTARQSTIKAGLPQEVSAMTINKVCGSGLRAVSLAAQMIKAGDADVVVAGGMENMSAAPYALDKARWGQRMGDGKLVDTMIKDALWDAFNNYHMGVTAENIAKQWGLTREEQDAFSASSQQKAEAAIKSGRFKDEIVPVVIPQRKGEPKVFDTDEFPRFGTTAETLAKLKPAFIKDGTVTAGNASGINDGAAAFVVMSAEKAEELGLKPMAKILSYGSKGLDPAIMGYGPFHATKKALEKANLTVEDLDLIEANEAFAAQSLAVAKDLKFDMSKVNVNGGAIALGHPVGASGARILVTLLHEMEKRDAKKGLATLCIGGGMGTALIVERV from the coding sequence ATGAGAGATGTAGTTATTGTAAGTGCAGTAAGAACAGCGTTAGGTAGTTTTGGTGGAGCATTAAAGGATGTCTCAGCAGTAGATTTAGGAGCTTTAGTAATTAAAGAAGCCGTAAATAGAGCTGGAGTAAAACCTGAATTAATTGAAGAAGTTATTATGGGTAATGTAATTCAAGCTGGTCTTGGTCAAAATACTGCAAGACAGTCAACAATAAAAGCTGGATTACCACAAGAAGTTTCAGCTATGACTATTAATAAGGTTTGTGGATCAGGTCTTAGAGCAGTTAGTTTAGCAGCTCAAATGATTAAAGCAGGAGATGCTGATGTTGTTGTTGCTGGAGGTATGGAAAATATGTCAGCTGCTCCATATGCATTGGACAAAGCAAGATGGGGACAAAGAATGGGCGATGGTAAATTAGTTGATACAATGATAAAAGACGCATTATGGGATGCTTTTAACAACTATCATATGGGAGTTACAGCTGAAAATATTGCTAAACAATGGGGATTAACTAGAGAAGAACAAGATGCTTTCTCAGCTTCATCTCAACAAAAAGCTGAAGCAGCAATCAAGTCAGGAAGATTTAAAGATGAAATAGTTCCAGTTGTTATTCCTCAAAGAAAGGGAGAACCAAAAGTATTTGATACAGATGAATTCCCAAGATTCGGAACAACAGCAGAAACTTTAGCTAAATTAAAGCCAGCATTTATTAAAGATGGTACTGTTACAGCAGGTAATGCATCAGGTATTAATGATGGAGCAGCAGCTTTTGTTGTTATGAGTGCAGAAAAGGCAGAAGAATTAGGACTTAAACCAATGGCTAAAATACTTTCTTACGGTTCAAAAGGATTAGATCCAGCTATCATGGGTTATGGACCATTCCATGCAACTAAGAAAGCTTTAGAAAAAGCTAACTTAACAGTAGAAGACTTAGATTTAATCGAAGCTAATGAAGCTTTTGCTGCTCAAAGCTTAGCAGTTGCTAAAGACTTAAAATTCGATATGTCAAAAGTTAATGTAAATGGTGGAGCAATTGCTTTAGGTCACCCAGTTGGAGCATCAGGTGCAAGAATATTAGTAACTCTTCTTCATGAAATGGAAAAGAGAGATGCTAAAAAAGGATTAGCTACACTTTGTATAGGTGGCGGAATGGGAACAGCTCTTATCGTTGAAAGAGTTTAA